AGATAATACGCACCAGAAATTGCCACTAGGACAATGACAGTACTACCAACGACATCAGTGAGATGATGTATACCTACGTAAACGCGCGACAATCCGACCATAATCGCTAGAACAAGGAGTAGGTATGCAATCTTCTTGGTATGAGGGTACACCAATGCAGCGACGTACATGGTGAGAAGCGTATGGTCTGACGGAAAACCGTTGTCAGGATCGTGAGGTACTAGTGGGGTGAAATTACCGACTACAAACGGTCGAGGGTCGTAGTAGAAGTGGGAAGTAATTTGTGTGATTATGAGGATGAGTGGCAAAGCAATCACTGACGTGATAATCATTTGTCTCTTTATCTCTTTCGAAACATACAGGAAATATCCACTAACAATAGCGAGACTTATAAGGAACAAATACTTCGCCCCAAAAATAAAAACAATGTCTAACATAAGTTACTAGTATAAACGACATTCCCACTTTAGCTAAAGTGGGAATGTCGTCCAAGTGGGCAATGCTTATACGAGGTCTTTCTTCTTCGATTCAAATTCTTCCTTGTCGATCTCGCCTTTAGCGTAGCGTTCTTTGAGGATATCGATAGCACTTGTGTTTGTTGTTGCGGTGTGATGCATTCCGCCTCGATGCATCGCCATACGTACCAAAGCTACAACGCTTACGATCAGTAAGAGCCAGAACAGTCCCATCACAAGACCGCCGCCAAGCCACCCAGTTCCACCGAATCCATTAAATCCATAGCCCATCATATTGTTGTGATAGTTAGACCTTGTAATGTCGGGTTGGTACCCGTAGGTACCCATCATGCCATGGCCTCCGCCGTATCCCATCATGGGCATTGCGATTGGTCCAGAGTTATAGTTTGACCAACAGCCGAGATATGAGCGGCCCATGTTGATGTGTGCTTGGCGCAAACTGGCTGAACCCTCGCCGCCCATCATATTGTCCATAGCCTCGTGTTGTGCAGTGCTCGCAAACATGGTGCCCATGTAGGCATCGCCCAGTTTCTCAAATTGATCGTCTGTGACCTTACTGCAGTCCACCTTCGACTGGTCAGAAATATTTTGTGTGCTGAGAATTGCAGATAATGTATCCCGGAGTTCCTGACTCGTATTACTGTTCGTTTGAGTTGTCCCCCAAGTACCACCCATCATGCCCATCTGTGCGTGAGTGACATTGACAACGCCGAGGGTAAGTGCGAAGACAGCCACCAGCGTAATAATTAATTGTTTCATAGAATAAAGATTAAGTATTTATAACAGTGGTGGTGTTGACCTGATACCCCCTAGGGGGTATTGTACGCTTATGAAAGAATCAGTCAAGAAAGGAGTAGTGCGGCGGCTTAAGATCGCTGAAGGTCAGGTGCGTGGTCTTCAAAAGATGGTTGACGAAGATGCATACTGTATCGACATTATCACCCAAGCGTCGGCCGTTCGACACCTACTCAGTGCTGTGGAGGATCTGATGCTCGAAAATCACCTCGGGGAACATGTGGTCCACCAAATGCAAAAGGGGCAAGACAAAAAAGCTACTGAGGAGATCATGAAAGTATTTAAGGTAGGTAAAAAAAGATAGGTATGGATCACTCTCATCACAACCACGAACATCATCACTGTCATAACCATGAACCTACACATCATGGGCATGGTGATCACAGCATGGGTCACGGTTCGGCTCAGACATTCTTACGTCGCTTCTGGATCGTTACCTTTCTCCTCATACCACTCGTGTTTGCCAACGAGATGGTCATGCATGCGTTTGGATTTCAAGCGTATACACTAAGTAAATGGATCGGTTTTGGCATTGCTACGGTTATCTTTGGGTTTGCACTTATATTCTTTCAGCATGCGCTACACGAAATAAAAGCTCGCAAGTACGGCATGATGACACTCGTCTCGCTAGCGGTTGGAGCGGGGTATCTTTTCTCTGTAGCCGCCACTTTTATCCCATCGCTTCATGCTGACTTCTATCTTGAAATCTCGACTTTAATCTGGGTGCTTCTCTTTGGACACTATCTTGAAGCAAAGTCTGGAGCGGTGGCCGGTAATGCGCTTCAAGAAGTAGCTAAGTTGTTACCAAAACAAGCACATAAATTATTTAACGGGGTCGAGGAAGATGTAGATATTACTGAGCTTAATGAGAACGACCAAGTACTCGTTAAACCCGGTGAGAAGATTCCGGCTGACGGAACGATTGTCTCTGGTTCAGCCAACGTTGATGAAGCACTCATTAGCGGTGAATCGAAACCAGTCCATAAAGGTGTGGGAGACGAAGTTGTGGCCGGTTCTATCTGTCTTGATGGTTCGCTGGCCGTCAAGCTCTCTCGGGTCGGTGAGCACTCAACCATCGGACAAATTCAAAAACTGATCGCAGAAGCACAACAGACAAAACCAAATTCACAACGAATCGCCGATAAAGCGGCTGCGGTACTCACATTTGTTGCTGGTATCACTGCACTTCTCACCATCCTCGTGTGGTCGCTACTACTTGGTGAAACCTTTACTTTTGCCATCACACTCGCCATCACAGTGCTCGTTATTGCCTGTCCTCATGCACTCGGGCTTGCTATCCCTACCGTCACCACCATTACCACCTCGCTCGCAGTCAAAAACGGCTTCTTTATCAAGAATCTCGCTAAAATTGAAGTCATCAGAAAAACAGACTACGTGGTGTTTGATAAGACCGGCACACTCACCACTGGAGTCTTTGGTGTGACTGACATTGTTCCATTTGGTGGAAAAACAAAAGATCAGATACTCAAAATTGCCGCGTCTCTTGAACAGCACTCATCTCACATTATTGGTCAGTCGATCGTTGCATATGCCAGAGAGGAGCGTATTAGGTTTGAGGAAATTGCGGAGTTTAAAAATATTGCTGGGAAAGGCATTAAGGCCAAATTGAATAGTCAGCTCTACATTGTCGGAAACAAGACGATCATTGAGGACACTAAGATTCCACTCGGTGAAGTTGGAAATGAATACACAAAATTAGCTTCCAAAGGAAAAACCACCATCTTTGTTGCGGACGGAGAAAGCGTTGTTGGTCTGATTGCTCTATCGGACACTATAAAACCAGAATCGTACAAGACAGTTAGAAAACTTCACGATATGGATGTGAAAGTGGCTATGCTCACGGGCGACAACAAGGAAGTAGCTAAGGGTGTGGCAGAGGAACTTGGTATCGACACTTTCTTTGCTGAGGTACTACCAGAAGACAAGTACTCACACATCAAATCACTACAAGCCGATGGCAATGTGGTTTTGATGGTTGGTGATGGGGTAAATGATGCTCCGGCCCTCACTCAAGCCGATGCTGGCATTGCAATCGGAGCTGGTACTGATGTGGCGGTTGAAGCTGGTGACGTAGTACTGACACAGAGCAATCCTGAAGACATCGTGAAGCTTATTACGCTCTCTAAAAGGGTCTATGGCAAGATGATTCAGAATCTTGTTTGGGCACTTGGATACAACATCATTGCAATTCCAGCTGCTGCGGGTATGTTCGCATACTGGGGCTTTTTTCTTCGACCAGAGATCGGGGCGTTTGTCATGAGTCTCTCAACGGTTATTGTGGTTGCTAATGCTATGCTCCTCAAACGGGTTAATTTACGCTAAAATAATCACATGAAATTTGGAAGACTGTGGAAGTTACATAAAGCCATCTGGGTAGTCATTACCGCTATGTTTGTATCTGTGCTCTTTCTCAGTCTCTTTCAGATGCCGATGGGTATGGATATGACCACGGGCGCTTCGGGGTGTCCTTTTATGTCTCACGGTGAGGAGGTCTTGTGTTCCATGAACACACTTGAACATCTGTCTGCCTGGCAGTCTGCTTTTACTGCTATCGTCCCTACCTTTGGTCTTTTAACACTTACGGTAGTGAGTATTTTGTTGCTGGCTTCAGTCGCCCCCAATCTACTTTCCACACCTCGCTTCAGTGAGCCATCATCGCCACGATATCTACGCGAGCAGATATACACCTTTAGC
Above is a window of Candidatus Nomurabacteria bacterium DNA encoding:
- a CDS encoding phosphatase PAP2 family protein gives rise to the protein MIITSVIALPLILIITQITSHFYYDPRPFVVGNFTPLVPHDPDNGFPSDHTLLTMYVAALVYPHTKKIAYLLLVLAIMVGLSRVYVGIHHLTDVVGSTVIVLVAISGAYYLCDQKLKSISLPWLQ
- a CDS encoding SHOCT domain-containing protein codes for the protein MMGYGFNGFGGTGWLGGGLVMGLFWLLLIVSVVALVRMAMHRGGMHHTATTNTSAIDILKERYAKGEIDKEEFESKKKDLV
- a CDS encoding metal-sensitive transcriptional regulator — translated: MKESVKKGVVRRLKIAEGQVRGLQKMVDEDAYCIDIITQASAVRHLLSAVEDLMLENHLGEHVVHQMQKGQDKKATEEIMKVFKVGKKR
- a CDS encoding heavy metal translocating P-type ATPase; translated protein: MDHSHHNHEHHHCHNHEPTHHGHGDHSMGHGSAQTFLRRFWIVTFLLIPLVFANEMVMHAFGFQAYTLSKWIGFGIATVIFGFALIFFQHALHEIKARKYGMMTLVSLAVGAGYLFSVAATFIPSLHADFYLEISTLIWVLLFGHYLEAKSGAVAGNALQEVAKLLPKQAHKLFNGVEEDVDITELNENDQVLVKPGEKIPADGTIVSGSANVDEALISGESKPVHKGVGDEVVAGSICLDGSLAVKLSRVGEHSTIGQIQKLIAEAQQTKPNSQRIADKAAAVLTFVAGITALLTILVWSLLLGETFTFAITLAITVLVIACPHALGLAIPTVTTITTSLAVKNGFFIKNLAKIEVIRKTDYVVFDKTGTLTTGVFGVTDIVPFGGKTKDQILKIAASLEQHSSHIIGQSIVAYAREERIRFEEIAEFKNIAGKGIKAKLNSQLYIVGNKTIIEDTKIPLGEVGNEYTKLASKGKTTIFVADGESVVGLIALSDTIKPESYKTVRKLHDMDVKVAMLTGDNKEVAKGVAEELGIDTFFAEVLPEDKYSHIKSLQADGNVVLMVGDGVNDAPALTQADAGIAIGAGTDVAVEAGDVVLTQSNPEDIVKLITLSKRVYGKMIQNLVWALGYNIIAIPAAAGMFAYWGFFLRPEIGAFVMSLSTVIVVANAMLLKRVNLR